A window of the Zeugodacus cucurbitae isolate PBARC_wt_2022May chromosome 4, idZeuCucr1.2, whole genome shotgun sequence genome harbors these coding sequences:
- the LOC105214552 gene encoding protein encore isoform X6, giving the protein MSSTKSQVAVATNIPSLSSSSQTQKEYSTEESLGRQNSFGNNRRGNMKGKHLTRSHAMREATSPPRTPTPRAEHGQVSPNGQSSNNYQQQQQHHHQTQQPQHMDGNENAHNNNSNSSNNNNNNNNNSNSNKLHAQSNAARGNSPIIEAPAVIVTSQHSQQQQQQLHQQQQQQPNVALCNEAEFPKLTPPKSTKGGGGGGGSAGGGGGGQRNSNNNNNNSNNSNGVTDGNNKIEYNNNNGRKMANNNNTNGGAGGATPYDSTKNATTNNNNNANNKHQQYNASNALHQALSVGESAGRGGGSGGSGGAGTSLHNSGMNYQLNANDSTQQSHHQIAYDKENRCPRNDSQNSSMSNMHDDDTQQQQQHYERQGGGSGGGGGGGKKHRTNSNSKGNKPRLKNIGGSSSGSVDGGNSISNNTSGFISRENSSEQFTDHGGTDLFSFFKETLNKHPKDRHFLLKVEKDLTEFVLEKSRGELRFPPASSYNRMLIHRTAAFFGMEHNVDTETQQCVIVAATKNTRIPEIRFKSLVRDHRDDTRKSILKRDTHSFDEARQSSYLCPDRGSMLDRKAKSFEEREEDYERARSRIFNRSQNDSGEGMDDGYMNVSWTQSVEQQQQQQQHQQQNRPRPNGKMMKMQNSNDSRDGRSGGGAVPKSHNYNNYGGGSSQSGGPPMMRGDSANSGKNGGGGTRSFSKQDSAGSTNTPWRLSPSSSGSIYHFDPSNLPPNQQATYHPNQGNNNANYAPQHSPQQQQLPQQVQDNSTKKNKSTQQMSTPSPAESPAATPTPQIHCKSVVCNESAATIPLTESVAESSTQTVAMCGDVNCDGIGLEMTINGTEEASTQSGADECDNTSATGCLSITTTTSTKSYDRIEVQKFKNQATSPNIPAEKDELPKRENATIVDASSVREQQPAVVTQPPAPPPPSQTPTNSVNVPLQRETPHSARSTPFSTSESTHAKNRASEEPKPTTWTYTQSYQAPDGSTVFHTTTTPSGTPYCTTTYQQGPDGSVYAIPQGMVYAYPPPVVSHAPQKQLKCQFNSLSVLQEGEVQSYFMPVFDPNQPRTDATGLIPAGAQAIYPAAAPAGNTATMVPVAAAYPTAQFATANGTPIYPGQLIYSSDQFVTGAATVAAAAPANGQLQQIPMTTYPIGHPYAYNSYWGQPMTYYVPQQALTNAVAATSLLPAPPQPQPPTTATAQPVAGPHITSGISIANGLVAATAAAGPPSNTTVGALGNGGSNVGGGGHHVVNTSASTNSYQTHSGTTYFGTGRVKRPTSSHYANHQSSGHQLVTAAIPNNGSATTTYQLGHAVPTLTLAPAPGSAAAAAAAAAVNTTTDLNVGNGAPPATAMYTLPQHATLLHANIFPYAPAAANVAAGTPPVHAPGAPPTAAPQIAAAGMAGAAAHAQPTNAVITPFYAHHPPITAAAHPTHGSSAVHTPGPAAIPIVDPSTLTAISHPTPTGANSSNNVTPAYSGGGSASQSAPSTPHSVPTQTAQRNPPLFSTPPIMNSNGGNNNGGYSGSSTPQYYPVSGGGDGGATLMSSPHGNSYVPHEKRNSNSNMSGSKKPPAYPSNSLSRQNSTSYNGTANGKPPLLGGNNDTRASPNSGGYQGSRPHGMNKRGGGGDKPQTPLLSGPPSYGGGPGMSGVNSNNNSGYHVHHSHSPSDAKPPIRLNAGAATFRQKGSGVAYEYRRSGSQRNSPGTGNSSSNDNSNNTSPNSIVGSSGGGGGGGANTPNCYAATATGGYINTGIGLASGGMVGGGDHQAVATATGTPLYITSARGAHIPPQLQHGGMVAAAAAAGGTAAGLAGTQQATTAAVLGGAAAAEVANAAAAAVAASVAHHQPLLSAYQPGASGVYIKYGQTYYAHPSVALPNSRRSPSTELRPAMAPVAGMYPTMMIPAAPRHTQGRHPNPNYKGNRPR; this is encoded by the exons GGTAACATGAAGGGCAAGCATTTGACGCGTAGTCACGCCATGCGTGAGGCCACATCGCCGCCGCGCACTCCCACACCGCGTGCCGAGCACGGACAGGTGTCACCGAATGGTCAATCGTCTAACAATtaccagcaacagcagcagcatcatcaTCAGACGCAGCAGCCGCAGCATATGGATGGCAATGAGAATGcacacaacaataatagcaatagcagcaataataataataacaataacaacaacagtaacagcaacaaattgCATGCACAATCAAATGCAGCGCGTGGCAATTCACCGATAATCGAAGCGCCTGCCGTCATAGTGACCAGCCAACAtagtcagcaacaacaacagcagctccatcagcaacagcaacaacaaccgaatGTTGCGCTCTGCAATGAGGCTGAGTTCCCCAAACTGACACCGCCGAAATCGACAAAAGGCGGTGGAGGTGGTGGTGGAAgcgctggtggtggtggcggcggtcagagaaacagcaataataacaacaacaatagcaataacagcaACGGTGTAACcgatggcaacaacaaaattgaatataacaacaataatggcaGAAAgatggccaacaacaacaacacaaatggtGGCGCAGGCGGTGCGACTCCTTATGATTCCACCAAGAATGCGaccacaaacaataataacaacgccAACAATAAACATCAGCAATATAATGCAAGCAATGCATTGCATCAGGCGTTGAGCGTAGGCGAGAGTGCGGGGCGTGGCGGTGGCAGTGGTGGTAGCGGCGGTGCTGGCACATCGCTGCACAATTCCGGCATGAACTATCAGCTGAACGCCAACGACAGCACACAGCAGTCACATCATCAGATCGCCTACGACAAGGAGAATCGCTGTCCACGCAATGACAGTCAAAATAGCAGCATGTCCAATATGCATGATGATgatacacaacaacagcagcaacattaTGAACGTCAAGGCGGTGGCAGTGGAGGAGGCGGTGGTGGCGGTAAGAAGCACCGCACCAATTCCAATTCGAAGGGCAATAAGCCGCGCTTGAAGAATATCGGTGGCTCCTCATCGGGCAGCGTCGATGGTGGCAACTCGATTAGCAACAACACGTCGGGATTCATATCAAGAG AGAACTCGAGCGAGCAGTTCACCGATCATGGTGGCACCGATTTGTTCAGTTTCTTTAAAGAAACGCTCAATAAGCATCCAAAGGATCGGCATTTTCTGCTCAAAGTGGAAAAGGACCTAACCGAATTCGTGTTGGAAAAGAG TCGCGGTGAATTACGCTTCCCACCGGCTTCATCGTACAACCGCATGTTGATACATCGCACAGCGGCCTTCTTCGGCATGGAGCACAATGTCGACACCGAAACGCAACAGTGCGTTATTGTGGCAGCTACCAAAAATACGCGCATACCAGAG ATACGCTTCAAGTCGCTGGTGCGCGATCATCGCGACGACACACGCAAATCGATATTGAAACGCGACACGCACAGTTTCGATGAGGCACGTCAGAGCAGCTACTTGTGTCCGGATCGCGGCAGCATGCTCGACCGCAAGGCAAAGAGCTTCGAAGAGCGCGAGGAGGACTATGAGCGTGCGCGTAGTCGCATTTTCAATCGCAGTCAAAATGACAGCGGCGAGGGCATGGATGATGGTTACATGAATGTCAGCTGGACGCAATCGGtggagcaacagcagcagcaacaacaacaccagcaacagaATCGTCCACGTCCCAATGGCAAGATGATGAAGATGCAAAac TCAAACGATTCACGCGACGGTCGGTCCGGTGGTGGCGCTGTACCCAAATCACACAACTACAATAATTATGGCGGTGGCTCTTCACAAAGCGGTGGACCGCCTATGATGCGCGGTGACTCGGCGAATTCGGGCAAAAATGGCGGCGGTGGCACGCGTTCCTTCTCGAAACAAGATTCAGCGGGCAGCACAAATACGCCATGGCGCTTGTCACCATCCAGCAGCGG TTCAATTTATCACTTTGACCCGTCCAATCTGCCACCCAACCAACAGGCCACATACCATCCAAATCAGGGCAATAACAATGCCAATTATGCACCGCAACATTcgccacagcaacaacagttgccGCAACAAGTGCAGGATAACAGCACAAAGAAGAATAAGAGCACACAACAAATGTCCACGCCATCACCAGCGGAATCGCCAGCAGCTACGCCAACGCCACAAATCCATTGCAAGAGCGTTGTCTGCAATGAGAGTGCTGCCACTATACCGCTCACCGAGTCGGTGGCTGAGTCCTCCACACAGACGGTGGCCATGTGTGGCGATGTTAACTGCGATGGCATTGGTCTGGAAATGACGATCAACGGCACCGAAG AGGCATCCACGCAATCGGGTGCTGATGAGTGCGATAATACATCGGCCACGGGTTGTTTGAGCATCACTACCACAACATCCACCAAAAGTTATGATCGCATCGAGGTGCAAAAGTTTAAAAACCAAGCCACCAGTCCGAATATACCAGCGGAAAAGGATGAGCTGCCGAAGCGTGAG AATGCAACAATAGTGGACGCCTCAAGTGTGCGTGAACAGCAACCGGCTGTTGTAACACAGCCACCAGCACCGCCACCACCCAGTCAGACGCCAACCAATAGCGTCAATGTGCCATTACAACGCGAGACGCCACATTCTGCGCGCTCAACACCCTTCAGCACCAGTGAGTCGACACATGCGAAAAATCGCGCTTCCGAAGAACCTAAGCCCACAACATGGACATATACGCAAAGCTACCAGGCACCAGATGGTTCTACAGTCTTTCACACCACCACGACACCCAGTGGTACGCCGTATTGCACCACGACATATCAGCAAGGG CCTGATGGTAGCGTTTATGCCATTCCACAGGGCATGGTCTATGCCTATCCACCGCCAGTTGTAAGCCACGCCCCACAGAAACAGTTGAAATGTCAATTCAATTCGTTGTCTGTTTTACAGGAGGGCGAAGTACAGAGCTATTTCATGCCTGTATTCGATCCGAATCAACCGCGCACCGATGCCACCGGTCTCATACCAGCTGGAGCACAGGCCATATATCCGGCTGCAGCCCCAGCAGGCAATACAGCTACAATGGTACCCGTTGCAGCCGCCTATCCGACCGCACAATTCGCCACGGCCAATGGTACGCCAATCTATCCGGGTCAGTTGATATATTCGAGTGATCAATTTGTAACGGGTGCAGCTACGGTCGCTGCAGCAGCACCGGCGAATGGTCAACTGCAACAGATACCGATGACCACCTATCCAATCGGACATCCATACGCCTATAATA GCTACTGGGGTCAACCGATGACATACTATGTGCCACAACAAGCGCTTACGAACGCTGTCGCCGCAACGTCCCTCCTACCAGCACCGCCACAGCCACAACCACCCACAACAGCAACCGCCCAGCCCGTGGCCGGTCCACACATCACTAGCGGTATCAGCATCGCGAATGGCCTTGTAGCAGCTACGGCGGCGGCTGGACCGCCGTCGAACACCACCGTTGGGGCTTTAGGTAATGGCGGCAGTAATGTCGGTGGTGGTGGTCATCACGTTGTGAATACATCGGCGTCCACGAACAGTTATCAGACACATAGTGGTACAACGTATTTCGGTACGGGGCGTGTCAAGCGACCGACATCTTCGCATTACGCCAATCACCAGAGCAGCGGTCATCAACTAGTAACGGCAGCTATCCCAAATAACGGCAGTGCAACTACCACATATCAATTGGGACACGCAGTGCCCACACTCACACTGGCGCCGGCACCAGGTAGTGCCGCAGCCGCGGCGGCAGCTGCAGCAGTGAATACAACAACCGATCTCAATGTTGGCAATGGAGCGCCACCAGCCACAGCCATGTATACGCTGCCTCAACATGCGACCCTACTGCATGCGAATATCTTTCCATATGCGCCCGCTGCCGCAAATGTTGCCGCCGGCACACCACCAGTACACGCACCAGGCGCCCCACCAACGGCTGCACCACAAATAGCCGCGGCCGGCATGGCTGGCGCTGCAGCGCATGCACAACCAACAAATGCTGTGATCACCCCATTCTATGCTCATCACCCGCCCATTACAGCTGCCGCACATCCCACACACGGCAGCTCCGCCGTACACACGCCTGGACCAGCTGCCATACCGATTGTCGATCCCAGCACACTGACGGCCATCTCGCATCCCACACCAACCGGTGCGAACAGTTCAAATAACGTGACGCCCGCCTACAGCGGCGGTGGTAGCGCTTCACAATCAGCGCCCAGCACGCCACACTCTGTACCTACTCAAACAGCACAGCGCAATCCACCACTCTTCTCCACACCGCCCATTATGAACTCAAATGGCGGAAACAACAATGGTGGCTACAGTGGCAGTTCCACACCGCAATACTACCCGGTCAGCGGTGGTGGAGATGGCGGCGCAACGCTCATGAGCAGTCCACATGGCAATTCGTACGTGCCACACGAAAAGCGCAACAGCAACTCAAACATGAGTGGCAGCAAAAAACCGCCAGCGTATCCAAGCAATTCATTGAGTCGTCAGAACTCCACATCCTATAATGGCACAGCAAATGGCAAACCGCCTTTGTTGGGCGGCAATAACGATACGCGTGCCTCACCGAATAGCGGCGGTTACCAAGGCTCACGTCCGCATGGCATGAATAAACGCGGCGGTGGCGGTGATAAGCCACAAACACCACTGCTCAGCGGGCCACCCAGTTACGGTGGCGGACCGGGTATGTCTGGcgtaaatagcaacaacaacagcggatATCACGTACACCACAGCCACTCGCCATCCGATGCCAAGCCACCAATTCGCTTGAATGCCGGAGCCGCCACCTTCCGTCAGAAGGGTAGCGGTGTCGCCTATGAATACAGGCGCAGCGGCTCACAACGCAACTCGCCAGGCACTGGCAACTCCAGCAGCAacgacaatagcaacaacacatcGCCGAATAGCATAGTCGGTTctagcggcggcggcggtggtggtggtgccaATACGCCCAATTGCTATGCCGCCACAGCAACGGGCGGCTACATAAACACTGGCATCGGCTTAGCCAGTGGCGGTATGGTCGGCGGTGGTGATCATCAGGCAGTTGCGACCGCAACTGGCACGCCATTGTACATTACATCGGCGCGTGGCGCACACATTCCACCACAACTGCAACATGGCGGTATGGTGGcggccgccgctgctgctggcGGCACGGCAGCCGGTCTTGCGGGCACACAGCAAGCCACTACAGCGGCGGTCTTAGGTGGCGCGGCTGCGGCGGAGGTGGCGAATGCAGCAGCTGCTGCCGTAGCGGCGAGCGTCGCGCATCACCAACCGCTGCTGAGCGCTTATCAACCAGGTGCATCGGGTGTCTACATCAAATACGGCCAGACGTATTATGCGCAT CCCTCAGTTGCTCTACCGAACAGTCGCCGATCGCCCTCAACCGAGTTGCGGCCTGCAATGGCGCCCGTAGCTGGCATGTATCCAACCATGATGATACCAG CTGCTCCACGACATACGCAAGGACGTCATCCGAATCCCAACTACAAAGGCAATCGGCCACGCTAA